AATCGTAAACAAAGGTAACTGTTGCTTTTTGTTTGCTATAGGGGAattctttaacatttatttgattgttttataAAGGTAAGGAATTTGTACTTCTCTTAGTTCGGTTAATTCATTCCAGTGTAAAAGCATTCATATGCTTATGTTTTTATGAAAAGATTTGTACTATGAGTTTGACACTGTGAAATATAATTACATGAGCTGAAAGTTAAAAATAGCACTGAAAATGATGTTtccatattactgtatatataataataataatatttttaaaatatattttagttactCATACATCAAAGCTATCTGTGAAGTGCAATACTTATCAGGTACTATATTTTCAAAGGTTGCATAACACCTGATAAAACATTGAATGAAGCCTTATATTAGTACTCGAGACTTGATCGTTAGACTGATCTCAAAAGCCATCTTTGCCGAGTAAGAGAGAACAAGCGTTGCTTTTGCCTCTGATCCTTCGTAAAACCTTATTCTTTTGTCTCTGATAAAACTTCCTGTACCATCCTTGTTACAGGCTTATTTGTTAGTAAGACTCAAATATATCGCAAATAGCACCATTTGAGCATGCCTGTCTATGGTGAACtcgtttcattttcttctcagaCACATTCAGTTACCTATTGGAATTCGGCAGAAATTTTGGTCTgagtagaaaataaatcagacccCTATTTCGTCATTCCAACAATGTCAGCGCTATGGGTAGAATTATTTGCAAAGACAAAACTGCTTTTTATGTACAAATTCATATCGCAACGGACTCGCAAACATGCACTCAAATTATGTGAGTTCCAGAAAACGCTAAACCGATTATGTCCATTGGCTCtatagttgtaaaaaaaaaaaaaaaaaaaaaaaaacacaacactgAAGCGCACCAGAAAAGGAACCCGTCAATGTCACACAGATTCCCCGGCAGTCTTCAGAAAACTCCCCAATGTCGTTTCTCTTCCATAAGTCCGCAAGAAAATTCATCCCACAGACGGCCTCATCGCCGTCGTAGGAAGACCATTTTTCATAGGACAAGAGTCTGCCTTGAGAGGACCACGCCCAGGATGGAAGAAACGTCTCCCACCGAACAGAAGTCGAAGAAGACGGGGGAAAAAGTCTGATTGGCGGGTCTCCTAAATGTCAAGGCTTATCCTAACACACCGTCGCTGTCATCGTCTGTACCCCTCCTTGTTTTTAGTTTGATACGGGATGCGGGCGCGGCTATGTCGGTTAGTGTAGTTGAACAATttgtatacttacacacacagacatatacatatatttatatatatatatatatatatatatatatatatatatatatatatatatatatatatatatatatatatatatatatatatatatatatatatgtgtgtgtgtgtgtgtgtgtgtatatataattgttcaatacactatatatatatatatatatatatatatatatatatatatatatatatatatatatatatatatatatatatatatgcgcgtatgtgcatgtgtattcatgtatatttgcaatgtataaacatatatgtgcgcgcacgcgtgtatgtgtgtgtgtgttaaacgtTTATGAGCTTGCGCGCAAAAACTCGTATGGTAGATTGTTTTTATGAAACTTGGAGTTTACTAGGATAAATTCTTCAGTATTCACATTCATACTTACTTTTTCTGGTAACACAACAGCTCCCATGTTAGATAATGCTGTCCTTATTAACTTCGGTTCCTTACATTTGTAAATcatcatgattttatatttatttcctgatatatgaaatggaaatgagGACAAATTCCACATTCCACAACAACTTAGGTAATAAAcactaaaagacaaataaaacaagtttatTCTGGATATATTgtcaacattatttacaaaatgccAACAAGGCGATGTCAGCTTAAGCCGTGAACATCGGTGGCGGCTCCTTGCTATTTTTTGTCTTAGGAttctcacaaaaaaatttttatcaaatttattctGTCACAAATGAAAACGTCTTTAtctgtgtataaatatttgaatgGTCCTTCCTCACCAGAAAGCCCACTGACGTTAAGTAGATTATAGCTGGGTGAACTTAATTCGGGAATAACAGATGTCCGTTTTCCTTTTCCAGTCTCGgcagaagaagaaaattccaaCCTGAATGATGAGTCTCATTTCGAACTGGCTGCCTTTGGAAGAGTCTCTAAATGGACCCCGCTTTCATTTTAAGGCTCTTAATCGCAGAATGGGTATTTGTCAGCACAGGCAGGGTCAACACCTGGTGGGAGTGGGTGGGCACCCTGCAGAGAGAACTGTGGGCTGACGTGGGCAGGGAAGGCATGTGCGGCTTGGTTGGGGGCAAGTGGACTGACATGGGCAGCTAGTGTTGGGTGGTTAGGGCTGACGTGGGCGGGGAAGGCATGGGCTGCCTGGTTAGGGGCGTGTGGGCTTACGTGGGCGGCTAAAGTCGGGTGGTTAGGGCTGACGTGGGCGGGGAAGGCATGAGCTGCCTGGTTAGGGGCGTGTGGGCTTACATGGGCCGCCAAAGTTGGGTGGTTAGGGCTGACGTGGGCGGGGCCTGGATGCGCTGGGCCAGGATGGGCAGGACCAGGATGGGCTGGCCCCGGATGAG
This genomic stretch from Macrobrachium rosenbergii isolate ZJJX-2024 chromosome 6, ASM4041242v1, whole genome shotgun sequence harbors:
- the LOC136839610 gene encoding phosphatase and actin regulator 4A-like is translated as MIRQVILSTLALSAVAFPQAHPGPAHPGPAHPGPAHPGPAHVSPNHPTLAAHVSPHAPNQAAHAFPAHVSPNHPTLAAHVSPHAPNQAAHAFPAHVSPNHPTLAAHVSPLAPNQAAHAFPAHVSPQFSLQGAHPLPPGVDPACADKYPFCD